A region from the Geobacter benzoatilyticus genome encodes:
- the thrS gene encoding threonine--tRNA ligase: protein MGDIKVTLPDGSERVLSAGATVRDLAASIGAGLAKAAIAGKIDGSAVDLAAQLVDGAKVEIITEKSPEALEIIRHSTSHLMAQAVKELFPQAKVTIGPAVENGFYYDFDVDHAFTPEDLDKIESRMRDIAKSNLKLERQVLSKSDAIKLFKDMGETYKIELIEAIADDTVSLYRQGDFVDLCRGPHLPSTSNCRAFKLTSLAGAYWRGDEKNKMLQRIYGTAFADKKELDAYLERIEEAKRRDHRKLGRELDLFSFSDEVGAGFVIWHPNGAMLRTVLEDFERKEHLKRGYDIVVGPQILKTELWQRSGHYENYRENMYFTDVEGQGFGIKPMNCLSHMMIYKSHLRSYRDLPLRFFELGTVHRHERAGVLHGLLRVRCFTQDDAHILCTPEQLDDEIKGVISFVNDVMGIFGFEFEMELSTRPEKSIGSDEDWERATNALLGALKDSGRPYDINEGDGAFYGPKIDIKLRDSLDRRWQCATIQCDFTLPERFDLTYVDADGEKKRPVMVHRVILGSIERFIGVLIEHFAGNFPLWLSPVQAIVMNVTDNQQSYAAQVFETLRASGVRVRKDFRNEKLGFKIREAQLQKIPYMLVIGDKEVETGTVTPRFRDATNLAAMKPEEFVTFLTEEVKRFK, encoded by the coding sequence ATGGGTGACATTAAGGTTACACTTCCGGACGGGTCGGAAAGGGTTCTTTCTGCGGGCGCCACAGTGCGCGATTTGGCTGCTTCCATTGGGGCGGGGCTTGCCAAGGCCGCCATTGCCGGCAAGATTGACGGGTCGGCTGTCGATCTGGCAGCGCAGCTTGTGGATGGCGCCAAGGTTGAGATTATTACCGAAAAATCTCCCGAGGCTTTGGAGATTATCCGTCACTCTACTTCCCACCTTATGGCCCAGGCGGTCAAGGAGCTTTTCCCTCAGGCAAAGGTTACCATCGGTCCTGCTGTCGAGAATGGTTTCTACTACGACTTTGATGTCGATCACGCATTTACCCCCGAAGACCTCGATAAAATAGAATCGCGCATGCGGGATATTGCAAAGTCCAATCTTAAGCTTGAGCGCCAGGTTCTTTCCAAGAGCGATGCCATCAAGCTTTTCAAGGATATGGGCGAAACGTACAAGATTGAATTGATAGAAGCGATTGCCGATGACACGGTTTCCCTCTATCGCCAGGGCGACTTTGTCGATCTCTGCCGTGGCCCCCACCTTCCTTCCACCTCCAATTGCCGTGCATTCAAATTAACTTCCCTTGCCGGCGCGTACTGGCGCGGTGATGAAAAGAACAAGATGCTCCAGCGGATCTACGGGACCGCTTTTGCTGATAAAAAAGAGCTGGACGCATATCTTGAGCGGATTGAAGAGGCCAAGCGGCGTGATCACCGCAAGCTGGGACGCGAACTCGACCTTTTCTCGTTTTCCGATGAAGTCGGTGCGGGGTTCGTTATCTGGCATCCTAACGGGGCCATGCTGCGAACCGTCCTGGAGGATTTCGAGCGCAAGGAACACCTGAAGCGTGGTTATGACATCGTGGTGGGCCCCCAGATCCTCAAGACCGAGCTCTGGCAGCGTTCCGGCCATTACGAAAATTATCGCGAGAACATGTATTTTACCGATGTGGAGGGGCAGGGGTTCGGCATCAAGCCCATGAACTGTCTCAGTCACATGATGATCTATAAGTCGCATCTGCGCAGTTATCGCGATTTGCCGCTGCGCTTCTTCGAATTGGGGACGGTGCACCGCCATGAGCGCGCCGGGGTTCTTCACGGATTGCTGCGGGTGCGCTGCTTCACCCAGGATGATGCCCACATCCTCTGTACTCCTGAGCAGCTTGATGATGAAATAAAAGGGGTTATATCCTTTGTTAATGACGTTATGGGGATATTCGGGTTCGAGTTCGAAATGGAACTTTCGACCCGGCCCGAAAAGTCAATCGGATCGGATGAGGACTGGGAGCGTGCAACCAATGCGTTGCTGGGAGCTCTTAAGGATTCGGGGCGCCCATATGATATTAATGAAGGGGATGGCGCCTTTTATGGCCCGAAGATTGACATCAAACTACGCGATTCTCTTGACAGAAGGTGGCAGTGTGCTACAATCCAGTGCGATTTTACGCTCCCTGAGCGGTTTGATCTGACTTACGTGGATGCCGATGGAGAGAAAAAGCGGCCTGTCATGGTCCATCGGGTAATCCTCGGTTCGATTGAGCGCTTTATTGGTGTTCTCATAGAGCACTTTGCCGGTAACTTCCCCCTGTGGCTTTCGCCGGTTCAGGCCATCGTGATGAACGTCACGGATAACCAACAGTCCTATGCCGCGCAGGTTTTTGAAACTCTTCGGGCAAGCGGGGTCAGGGTACGGAAAGATTTCCGCAATGAGAAGCTTGGATTCAAAATCCGCGAGGCACAACTCCAGAAAATTCCTTACATGCTAGTTATCGGTGACAAGGAAGTGGAGACCGGGACGGTGACTCCCCGGTTCCGCGATGCTACTAACCTTGCGGCCATGAAGCCCGAGGAGTTTGTCACGTTCTTAACCGAAGAAGTCAAACGTTTCAAATAG
- the infC gene encoding translation initiation factor IF-3 translates to MAKPTVNVNQAIRAREIRVVGANSEQLGIMNLNDALALAESQQLDLVEVSPTAVPPVCRIMDYGKFKYQQSKKLQEAKKKQSHVVVKEVKLRPKTDEHDLQFKIKHVRRFIEEGNKAKVTLVFRGREITHMDYGMRALERVASEIEDIAVIEMRPKMEGRSMFMIVAPKVKK, encoded by the coding sequence ATAGCCAAGCCGACAGTAAATGTAAATCAAGCCATCAGAGCCCGCGAAATACGGGTGGTTGGAGCAAATAGCGAGCAGCTTGGCATTATGAATCTGAACGATGCCCTGGCGCTTGCAGAGAGTCAGCAACTCGATCTGGTTGAGGTTTCTCCGACCGCTGTGCCGCCTGTTTGCCGGATCATGGATTATGGCAAGTTCAAGTATCAGCAAAGCAAGAAGCTTCAGGAAGCCAAGAAAAAGCAGTCTCATGTCGTGGTTAAAGAGGTCAAGCTTCGTCCGAAGACCGACGAGCATGATCTCCAGTTCAAGATAAAGCATGTACGCCGTTTTATCGAAGAGGGTAACAAGGCCAAGGTTACTTTGGTTTTCCGTGGCCGCGAGATTACCCACATGGATTACGGGATGCGTGCCCTTGAGCGTGTGGCCTCCGAGATTGAGGACATTGCCGTTATCGAGATGAGGCCTAAGATGGAAGGGCGGAGCATGTTCATGATCGTCGCCCCCAAGGTGAAAAAATAG
- the rpmI gene encoding 50S ribosomal protein L35, whose protein sequence is MPKIKTNRGAAKRFRKTASGKIKRNSAFTSHILTSKTRKRKRQLRSSSIVAAVDQKNIARLIPYK, encoded by the coding sequence ATGCCCAAGATTAAGACCAACCGCGGCGCCGCAAAGCGCTTCAGAAAGACTGCCAGCGGTAAGATCAAGAGAAACAGCGCCTTCACGAGCCATATTCTTACCTCCAAGACGCGCAAGCGTAAGCGTCAACTCCGTTCGAGCTCTATTGTTGCCGCTGTGGATCAAAAAAATATCGCAAGATTGATCCCCTATAAGTAA
- the rplT gene encoding 50S ribosomal protein L20 gives MPRVKRGFKARRRRNKVLKLAKGFRGARSKLFRSATEAVDRALNYAFRDRKVKKRDFRALWITRINAASRANGLSYSKLIHGLKKASVEIDRKVLADLAVSDPKGFSEIATVAKTQI, from the coding sequence ATGCCAAGGGTTAAACGAGGTTTTAAAGCGAGACGCAGAAGAAACAAGGTTCTCAAACTTGCCAAAGGTTTTCGTGGCGCCCGGAGCAAATTGTTCCGGAGTGCGACAGAGGCCGTAGACCGTGCGCTTAATTACGCATTCAGGGACCGCAAGGTCAAGAAGCGTGATTTCCGTGCCCTCTGGATTACGAGAATCAATGCAGCTTCACGGGCAAATGGGCTTTCCTACAGCAAGCTCATCCATGGACTGAAAAAAGCGAGTGTCGAGATTGACCGTAAAGTCCTGGCGGATCTGGCTGTTTCGGATCCCAAGGGTTTCTCTGAGATCGCCACTGTCGCAAAAACACAGATTTAG
- a CDS encoding phenylalanine--tRNA ligase subunit alpha translates to MKEQLDGLLKAALAEISGAGTEESLQELRVKYLGKKGAITAVMKGLGALPPEERPIVGQLVNTVKNQLETRLDETLDRVRDASKRERLERERIDVTLPGRRTPRGTKHPITLVIEEISDIFSGLGFQVAEGPEVELDFYNFEALNFPKDHPARDMQDTFFVDDSILLRTHTSPVQVRTMLKHAPPVRIISPGTVYRCDSDATHSPMFHQIEGLMVDNGVTFGDLKGILTTFVTQYFGKDIGVRLRPSFFPFTEPSAEVDIACVMCKGKGCRVCKESGWLEILGAGMIDPEVYRHVGYDPEVISGFAFGMGVERVAMLKYGIGDLRLFFDNDVRFLQQF, encoded by the coding sequence ATGAAAGAACAACTTGATGGTCTTCTCAAGGCCGCTCTCGCGGAAATCTCCGGGGCTGGAACTGAAGAGTCTCTCCAGGAACTAAGAGTTAAGTATCTTGGGAAAAAGGGCGCGATTACAGCCGTTATGAAAGGGCTGGGAGCCCTTCCTCCGGAGGAGCGGCCAATTGTTGGCCAGTTGGTCAATACGGTCAAGAATCAGCTTGAGACACGCCTGGACGAAACACTTGACCGTGTCCGGGATGCAAGTAAGCGCGAGAGGCTTGAGCGTGAACGGATCGACGTTACCTTGCCCGGCCGCAGGACACCCCGTGGCACTAAGCATCCCATAACTCTCGTGATTGAGGAGATATCGGATATATTCTCCGGTCTTGGCTTTCAGGTCGCCGAAGGGCCCGAGGTTGAGCTCGATTTCTACAATTTCGAAGCCCTGAATTTTCCCAAGGACCATCCGGCCAGGGATATGCAGGACACCTTCTTCGTGGATGATTCCATCCTGCTGAGAACCCATACGTCTCCGGTTCAGGTGCGTACCATGCTTAAGCATGCGCCACCGGTAAGGATTATTTCTCCGGGTACGGTTTACCGGTGCGACTCCGATGCCACCCATTCGCCCATGTTTCACCAGATTGAGGGGCTTATGGTGGATAACGGCGTAACTTTCGGCGATCTCAAAGGGATTCTGACTACGTTTGTGACCCAGTATTTCGGAAAAGATATCGGGGTGCGTCTGCGCCCGAGCTTTTTTCCGTTCACCGAACCCAGCGCCGAGGTGGATATCGCCTGTGTCATGTGCAAAGGGAAGGGGTGTCGAGTCTGCAAGGAAAGCGGCTGGCTTGAAATTCTCGGAGCCGGGATGATTGATCCTGAAGTGTACCGTCATGTGGGATATGATCCCGAGGTTATTTCAGGTTTCGCTTTCGGCATGGGGGTGGAGCGTGTTGCCATGCTCAAGTACGGCATTGGAGATTTGAGGCTTTTCTTCGATAACGACGTGCGTTTCCTGCAGCAGTTTTAA
- the pheT gene encoding phenylalanine--tRNA ligase subunit beta, which produces MIVTYNWLKEFVDFDLSPQELADLLTMLGLEVEGVRHVGGGLDEVVVAVVEEKAQHPNADKLSLCKVNNGKETLAIVCGARNFKAGDKVALAQIGAVLPGDFKIKRSKIRGEESCGMLCSEKELGLAAESEGIIILPADLPLGVPVFDALGLKDTIFEIGLTPNRADCLSIVGIAREIAAKLGTSVRYARHAVVESDFPVGDRAEVSVEDSELCPRYTARYIAGCSIGPSPSWLVRRLEAVGMRSINNVVDVTNYVLIEYGHPLHAFDADLLAGSKIVVRRAADGERFTTLDGQERTLTSGDLTIRDGERGVALAGVMGGENSEIRQETSNILLESAYFNPSAIRRTSKRLGLHTESSHRFERGADIGILVTALDRAASLIADLAGGRVAKGVIDVYSSKVPNSTVRFRVDQCNKLLGIQLSAGEMADIFKRLEFNVEVVEPGVFNVTVPSFRVDIEREVDLVEEIARLSGYNTIPVTMPMARVISDRPTHHQRLVKRLKNVMVGQGFNEVITFSFMSPEVLDKLLLGDGDSRRPFVRLRNPLVEEQSVMRTTLLPGLLETVARNLNYRVLTLRMFELRRVYLPVEGEELPREPLCLGGIMTGARHREGWNQERHQVDFYDAKGVVENILDDFSIGDVTFVQERRDPYFHPGKSCVVRSGKEILGSFGELHPDIQENFGIDQPLYYLELDFEKLAMLNSDRVTIKPPSRFPDTFRDIAMLIADETPVSAILECINALRIKEVECAEIFDLYKGKHVPEGFKSVAIRIRYRSQEKTLADDEVSPLHKRVVDTLVKKLEVTIR; this is translated from the coding sequence ATGATAGTCACATACAACTGGCTCAAGGAATTTGTCGATTTTGACCTTTCACCGCAGGAGCTTGCGGATCTTCTTACCATGCTCGGCCTGGAGGTGGAGGGGGTTCGGCATGTCGGCGGCGGACTCGATGAGGTCGTTGTTGCCGTTGTGGAGGAGAAGGCCCAGCACCCCAATGCGGACAAGCTTTCGCTTTGTAAGGTCAATAACGGCAAAGAGACGCTTGCTATCGTGTGTGGCGCCCGGAACTTCAAGGCTGGCGACAAGGTGGCCCTTGCGCAAATCGGAGCGGTCCTGCCGGGAGATTTTAAGATTAAGCGTTCGAAGATAAGGGGCGAAGAATCCTGTGGGATGCTTTGCTCGGAAAAGGAACTCGGTCTGGCCGCTGAGTCTGAGGGGATCATTATTCTTCCTGCCGATCTTCCGCTGGGAGTTCCTGTGTTCGACGCCCTCGGTCTCAAGGACACGATTTTCGAAATCGGGCTTACTCCAAACAGGGCCGACTGCCTGAGTATCGTAGGCATTGCACGGGAGATTGCAGCAAAACTCGGTACTTCTGTGCGATATGCCCGGCACGCGGTTGTGGAGTCTGATTTTCCCGTTGGCGACCGCGCAGAAGTGTCCGTCGAGGATTCTGAACTCTGCCCACGCTATACCGCCCGTTATATTGCCGGCTGCTCCATCGGGCCGTCGCCATCCTGGCTTGTCAGGCGTCTGGAGGCAGTCGGCATGCGTTCCATCAACAATGTGGTTGATGTAACCAACTATGTTCTGATTGAGTACGGGCATCCACTCCATGCGTTTGATGCCGATCTTCTTGCCGGCAGTAAAATTGTTGTACGCCGTGCTGCTGATGGGGAACGTTTCACTACTCTTGACGGCCAGGAACGCACCCTCACGTCTGGGGATCTTACAATACGTGATGGGGAGCGAGGTGTCGCGCTTGCCGGGGTAATGGGGGGCGAAAACTCCGAGATCCGTCAGGAGACGTCGAATATCCTTCTGGAAAGTGCCTATTTCAACCCCTCTGCAATCCGCAGGACCTCCAAGCGTCTCGGGCTTCACACGGAGTCTTCGCACCGGTTCGAGCGGGGCGCCGACATCGGCATTCTTGTCACGGCTCTTGACCGCGCTGCATCGCTGATTGCGGATCTTGCCGGTGGCCGTGTCGCCAAGGGTGTCATCGATGTCTACTCCTCAAAGGTGCCAAATTCCACGGTCAGGTTCCGTGTTGACCAGTGCAATAAACTCTTGGGTATTCAATTGTCTGCCGGCGAAATGGCGGACATATTCAAGAGGCTTGAGTTTAACGTCGAAGTTGTTGAACCGGGGGTGTTCAATGTAACCGTGCCCAGCTTCAGGGTCGATATTGAGCGCGAAGTGGATCTGGTGGAAGAAATCGCAAGACTGAGCGGCTACAACACGATTCCCGTGACCATGCCCATGGCCCGAGTCATATCGGACCGACCAACCCATCATCAACGCCTGGTTAAGCGTTTGAAGAACGTTATGGTCGGGCAGGGTTTCAACGAAGTAATCACTTTCAGTTTCATGTCCCCGGAGGTTCTGGATAAGCTGCTCCTGGGCGACGGCGATTCCCGCAGGCCCTTTGTCCGCCTGCGTAATCCCCTCGTGGAAGAGCAGTCCGTGATGCGCACTACGCTTCTTCCCGGGCTTCTTGAAACGGTTGCCAGAAATCTTAACTATCGTGTGCTGACGCTCCGGATGTTTGAGCTGCGGCGCGTCTATCTTCCCGTAGAAGGCGAAGAACTTCCCAGAGAACCCCTCTGCCTGGGCGGAATCATGACTGGAGCCCGCCATCGCGAAGGGTGGAACCAGGAACGCCATCAGGTGGACTTTTATGATGCGAAGGGAGTGGTCGAGAATATTCTCGATGACTTCTCCATAGGGGATGTAACATTTGTCCAGGAACGTCGCGATCCATATTTCCATCCGGGAAAGTCATGCGTCGTCCGGAGCGGTAAAGAAATTCTCGGTTCCTTCGGCGAACTCCATCCCGATATTCAGGAAAATTTCGGCATTGATCAACCCCTCTATTATCTTGAGCTGGATTTTGAGAAGCTTGCCATGCTCAATTCGGATCGGGTCACCATCAAGCCTCCTTCCCGTTTCCCCGATACATTCCGCGATATTGCCATGCTCATTGCGGATGAAACTCCCGTGTCGGCCATTCTGGAGTGCATTAACGCTTTAAGAATCAAGGAGGTTGAATGTGCCGAGATATTCGACCTCTACAAGGGGAAACACGTGCCTGAAGGATTCAAGAGCGTTGCAATCAGAATCAGGTACCGTTCGCAGGAGAAGACACTTGCGGATGATGAGGTTTCTCCACTGCACAAACGTGTGGTTGATACGCTGGTGAAAAAGTTAGAAGTGACGATACGTTAA
- a CDS encoding integration host factor subunit alpha — MTKADIVEQIYEKVGFSKKESAELVERVFGLIKETLENGEKIKIAGFGNFVVKEKADRRGRNPQTGDEIIISARRILTFKPSQVLKSSINS, encoded by the coding sequence ATGACCAAGGCAGATATTGTTGAGCAGATATACGAGAAGGTGGGATTTTCAAAGAAAGAATCCGCTGAGCTTGTTGAGCGGGTCTTTGGTCTTATCAAGGAAACCCTCGAAAATGGTGAGAAGATCAAGATCGCCGGTTTTGGTAATTTCGTTGTCAAGGAAAAGGCCGACCGTCGTGGCCGAAATCCTCAGACCGGTGATGAGATAATCATATCCGCCCGCAGGATTCTCACGTTTAAGCCGAGTCAGGTCCTCAAGTCCTCGATCAATTCCTGA
- a CDS encoding MerR family transcriptional regulator: MEANLPDKQYFRIGEVVRLTSLKASVLRFWETEFKELKPPKSRTGQRLYTKQDIQLLQEIKHLLYTEKLTIEGARKRLKTDCKNDSKVDSDDASGLLKVVNEVRQELETIRRMLSQ; the protein is encoded by the coding sequence TTGGAGGCCAATCTTCCTGATAAACAGTATTTCAGGATCGGAGAGGTTGTGCGATTAACGTCGCTCAAAGCCTCGGTGCTTCGGTTCTGGGAAACTGAGTTTAAGGAGTTGAAGCCACCCAAAAGCCGAACGGGGCAGCGACTCTACACAAAGCAGGACATTCAGCTTCTTCAGGAGATAAAGCATCTCCTGTATACTGAAAAGCTGACCATTGAAGGTGCCCGTAAGAGATTAAAAACCGATTGCAAGAACGACTCAAAAGTTGATTCAGATGATGCAAGCGGTCTTTTGAAGGTTGTAAATGAAGTGCGGCAGGAATTGGAAACAATCCGCCGAATGTTGTCGCAGTAA
- the istB gene encoding IS21-like element helper ATPase IstB — translation MLTQPTIEKLNSMKLTAMARAFADQMQCPDMAQLSFEERFGLIVDYQMTDLENRRMQNRLKNAKLRLSASIEDLDFRQGRGVDRSQVMSLAGNQWVKSHHNILVTGPTGAGKSYLACALAQKACRDGHSVLYQRVPRLLQEIAVSRLDGRYNKIIAPLTKCEVLILDDMLISPLTREEQRELLEIVEERYDRKATVITSQLPVRAWHDAMQDPTLADAILDRLVHNAYKLELRGESMRRKRSVLDQKTETVTE, via the coding sequence ATGCTGACACAACCGACCATCGAGAAGCTGAACTCGATGAAACTGACAGCCATGGCTAGGGCCTTTGCGGACCAGATGCAATGCCCGGACATGGCACAGCTCTCCTTTGAAGAGCGCTTCGGCCTGATCGTGGACTACCAGATGACCGATCTGGAAAACCGGCGGATGCAGAACCGACTCAAGAACGCCAAGCTCAGGCTGTCTGCCTCGATCGAGGATCTGGACTTCCGCCAGGGAAGAGGTGTTGACCGCTCACAGGTCATGTCCCTTGCCGGGAATCAGTGGGTGAAGAGCCATCACAACATCCTGGTGACCGGGCCGACCGGCGCCGGCAAGAGTTACCTGGCCTGTGCGCTGGCACAGAAAGCCTGCCGGGACGGTCACTCTGTTCTCTACCAGAGAGTGCCGCGGCTGCTTCAGGAGATCGCGGTATCCAGGCTCGATGGCCGCTACAACAAGATCATTGCGCCGCTAACCAAATGCGAGGTGCTGATTCTGGACGACATGCTCATCTCTCCCCTGACGCGGGAGGAACAGCGGGAACTGCTGGAGATCGTCGAGGAACGTTATGACCGCAAGGCAACCGTTATCACCAGCCAGCTGCCGGTGAGGGCCTGGCATGATGCCATGCAGGATCCGACTCTGGCTGACGCCATACTGGACAGACTGGTGCACAATGCCTACAAGCTGGAACTGAGGGGTGAATCCATGAGACGAAAACGATCCGTGCTTGACCAGAAAACAGAAACTGTGACAGAGTAA
- the istA gene encoding IS21 family transposase — MRKIREILRLVWSCNQSRRDTSRTCGVGKSTVDDTINRAVAAGFSWPLPADLDDEALELRLYPPVVNPASRKLPQPDWRALHDELVKHKKLTLMLLWQEYKEGEPSGYQYSQFCELYRQWRKKLDRSMRQEHRAGEKFFVDYSGQTVPVVDATTGEVRDAQMFVGVMGGSNQTYADATWTQSLADWTGSHVRAFGFMDAVPHCIVPDNLLSAVTKTCRYEPDINPTYAALADHYGTAIVPARVRHPKDKAKVEGGVLIAQRFILAGLRNRTFFSLAEANAAIRERLLLLNNRPFRKLPGCRQSRFEEIDLPAMLPLPETPYEYAQWKKARVHIDYHVELEGHFYSVPHRLVKEQVDVRYTETIVECFYKGNRVASHPKSSVQGKHTTTPEHMPKAHREFAEWTPERIISWAAQTGTATAQVVETILSRKAYPEHGFRSCMGIISLAKRYTKERLEAACERAVTIKGVTYRSIKSILENNLDQKALPKQMELLPVAHENIRGTDYYNDERKLYADTTDHREAELDETDSHG, encoded by the coding sequence ATGCGAAAGATACGAGAGATACTCCGCCTTGTTTGGTCGTGTAACCAGAGCCGGCGTGATACATCCAGGACCTGCGGTGTCGGCAAGAGCACCGTGGATGACACCATCAACCGGGCAGTCGCCGCCGGTTTTTCCTGGCCTTTGCCTGCCGATCTCGATGATGAAGCCCTTGAACTGCGCCTCTATCCCCCCGTTGTCAACCCAGCCTCCCGCAAGCTGCCCCAACCCGACTGGCGGGCTCTGCACGATGAACTTGTCAAACATAAGAAGCTCACCCTCATGCTGTTGTGGCAGGAGTACAAGGAGGGCGAACCCTCCGGTTACCAGTACAGCCAGTTCTGCGAACTGTACCGGCAATGGAGAAAGAAGCTCGACCGCTCCATGCGCCAGGAGCACCGTGCCGGCGAGAAGTTCTTTGTCGACTACAGTGGCCAGACGGTACCGGTTGTGGACGCCACCACCGGCGAGGTCCGGGACGCCCAGATGTTCGTGGGTGTCATGGGCGGCAGCAACCAGACCTATGCCGATGCCACTTGGACCCAGTCACTTGCAGACTGGACCGGATCCCATGTGCGGGCGTTCGGTTTTATGGACGCCGTCCCGCATTGCATCGTTCCCGACAACTTGCTCTCCGCCGTCACCAAGACCTGCCGCTATGAACCCGATATAAACCCCACCTATGCGGCACTTGCCGATCATTACGGCACCGCCATCGTTCCTGCCCGTGTACGCCATCCCAAGGATAAGGCCAAGGTCGAAGGGGGCGTGCTGATTGCCCAGCGTTTCATCCTGGCAGGCCTGCGCAACCGGACCTTCTTCAGCCTGGCCGAAGCCAATGCCGCCATTCGTGAACGCCTTCTCCTTCTGAACAACCGCCCCTTCAGGAAGCTGCCCGGATGCCGACAGAGCCGGTTCGAGGAGATTGACCTTCCGGCCATGCTGCCTTTACCGGAAACACCCTATGAGTATGCCCAGTGGAAGAAGGCCCGGGTGCACATCGATTACCATGTCGAACTGGAAGGGCACTTCTACAGCGTCCCGCATCGCCTGGTGAAGGAACAGGTGGATGTGCGTTACACCGAGACGATCGTCGAGTGCTTCTACAAGGGAAACCGGGTTGCCTCCCATCCCAAGTCATCTGTCCAGGGCAAACACACCACCACACCGGAGCATATGCCCAAAGCCCACCGTGAGTTCGCCGAGTGGACACCGGAGCGGATCATCTCCTGGGCCGCCCAGACCGGAACAGCGACGGCACAGGTGGTGGAAACCATTCTGTCACGCAAGGCATATCCCGAGCACGGCTTCCGATCCTGCATGGGGATCATCTCGCTTGCGAAGCGCTATACCAAAGAACGTCTGGAGGCGGCCTGTGAACGGGCAGTCACCATTAAAGGCGTCACCTACAGAAGCATCAAGTCGATCCTAGAGAACAACCTGGATCAGAAGGCGCTACCCAAACAGATGGAACTACTTCCGGTTGCCCACGAGAACATCAGGGGCACGGATTACTACAACGACGAAAGGAAACTGTATGCTGACACAACCGACCATCGAGAAGCTGAACTCGATGAAACTGACAGCCATGGCTAG
- a CDS encoding ATP-binding protein encodes MNPPILAFFRNDTDKRRWKSDMASIPGIVSIVTEESAHSPFKTICRSVPKPQFILLSASFYPDKGFGITTLIRNLFPGTEILLISPAFEPFPDIALLFRDGIRNLVVVPTSPLPLSQGIGPVDPPLSVAIKSLTADRHERMYACLRQGTTVSEFTLTSSDQKEPLIKHLENTINGKSTEEEFLRQRAALIADEMIENALYGAPRNGDGTRIFRKGERREILPGERIEVRFGFDGENLAIEVSDGWGSLLPEEIIGHLEKNRDRDGLPPTDGGLGLFLIWRFVDHLYVSIAPGRETVVSGQVRLATPGELPEAKGFHMEALRACA; translated from the coding sequence ATGAATCCGCCCATCCTAGCATTCTTCAGAAACGATACCGACAAACGGCGCTGGAAATCCGACATGGCCTCCATCCCCGGCATAGTCTCCATTGTAACGGAAGAATCGGCCCATTCGCCGTTCAAGACAATATGCCGGTCAGTGCCGAAACCGCAATTCATCCTATTGTCAGCCTCATTCTACCCCGACAAGGGATTCGGCATTACTACTCTCATCCGGAATCTGTTCCCCGGCACGGAGATTCTGCTAATTTCACCGGCATTCGAACCGTTCCCCGACATCGCTCTACTCTTCAGAGACGGCATCAGAAATCTCGTCGTTGTACCAACATCCCCCCTCCCCCTCTCGCAAGGCATCGGCCCGGTAGATCCTCCGTTAAGCGTAGCCATTAAATCCCTGACAGCCGACAGACATGAACGGATGTACGCCTGTCTACGTCAGGGGACAACAGTCAGTGAATTCACTCTTACCTCCAGCGATCAGAAAGAGCCCCTCATAAAACATCTTGAGAATACTATTAACGGAAAATCGACCGAAGAGGAGTTCCTGCGGCAGCGGGCAGCCCTAATAGCCGACGAGATGATCGAAAATGCCCTCTACGGTGCCCCCCGCAACGGCGACGGCACCCGGATCTTCCGCAAGGGTGAGCGACGTGAAATTCTCCCTGGTGAAAGGATCGAAGTTCGCTTCGGCTTTGACGGAGAGAACCTGGCAATAGAAGTCAGCGACGGATGGGGAAGCCTCCTCCCGGAGGAGATAATCGGGCATCTTGAAAAGAACAGGGACAGAGACGGACTGCCACCAACGGACGGCGGACTGGGCCTGTTCCTCATCTGGCGCTTCGTCGATCATCTTTACGTCTCCATAGCACCAGGCAGGGAAACCGTCGTGAGCGGCCAAGTGCGCCTCGCCACGCCGGGGGAGCTGCCCGAGGCAAAGGGATTCCACATGGAGGCGCTGCGCGCCTGCGCCTGA